In Desulfobacterales bacterium, a single genomic region encodes these proteins:
- a CDS encoding RNA methyltransferase codes for MKRLFAPNLYVALTHYPVINKNGDTVASAVTNLDLHDISRLSRTYGVRAFYVITPLEDQKILIERIVSHWVKGVGADYNPKRREALELIRIRDSLRDVAAHISSSEGQAVKTVATCARAAADCLSFSALRAKLKTGAPHLLIFGTAWGLAQEVLDGADYVLAPVTGRTTYNHLSVRTAAAIILDRLTEREG; via the coding sequence TTGAAGAGATTATTCGCACCCAATCTTTACGTGGCGCTGACGCATTATCCGGTGATCAATAAAAATGGCGACACCGTCGCATCGGCCGTAACCAACCTGGACCTTCATGATATATCCCGGTTGTCCCGAACTTACGGCGTGCGGGCCTTTTATGTGATTACCCCGCTGGAAGATCAAAAAATTCTGATCGAGCGGATTGTTTCACACTGGGTCAAGGGTGTCGGCGCGGACTATAACCCCAAGCGGCGCGAAGCCCTGGAACTGATTCGCATCAGGGATTCCCTCCGGGACGTGGCGGCGCACATCAGCAGCAGCGAGGGGCAGGCGGTAAAAACCGTTGCAACCTGCGCCCGGGCTGCCGCGGATTGTCTGAGCTTCAGCGCACTGCGCGCCAAACTGAAAACCGGCGCTCCGCATCTGCTGATTTTCGGAACCGCCTGGGGACTGGCGCAGGAGGTTTTGGATGGAGCGGATTATGTGCTGGCGCCGGTGACGGGTAGAACGACTTATAACCACCTTTCCGTCCGGACGGCAGCCGCCATCATACTGGACCGGTTGACGGAAAGGGAAGGATAA
- the rplS gene encoding 50S ribosomal protein L19, translating into METVKQIEREMMRLDLPSFFPGDTVKVHVKIKEGEKERIQAFQGVVISKRKGLANATFTVRKVSYGIGVERIFPMHSPVIDRIEVLTHGRVRRSKVYYLRKLKGKAARLKEKRVS; encoded by the coding sequence ATGGAAACAGTAAAGCAAATTGAAAGAGAAATGATGCGGCTGGACCTGCCCTCATTTTTTCCGGGAGATACGGTTAAAGTTCATGTCAAAATCAAGGAAGGTGAAAAAGAACGAATTCAGGCCTTTCAGGGTGTTGTGATCAGCAAGCGCAAAGGGCTGGCAAACGCGACCTTCACGGTCCGAAAAGTCTCCTACGGCATCGGAGTGGAGCGAATTTTCCCGATGCACTCGCCGGTCATTGACAGAATCGAGGTCCTGACGCATGGCCGGGTGCGTCGCTCAAAGGTGTATTATCTGCGCAAGCTCAAGGGCAAAGCCGCCAGATTAAAAGAAAAAAGAGTTTCATAA
- a CDS encoding ribonuclease HII codes for MEFDLWVFEKEAKEKGFKSIAGIDEAGRGPLAGPVVSAAVILPDGFAVPGITDSKKLSHKKRRQLYVEIYAHAVAVGIGIVDPPEIDRINILQAALLSMSVSVKSLVPQPDFLLIDGTFRIPSPLPQGPIVRGDSRSISIAAASIVAKVTRDNLMDVYHQEYPQFGFGKHKGYPTRAHRAAIREFGCCPIHRKSFRGVKEYFT; via the coding sequence ATGGAATTCGACCTGTGGGTCTTTGAGAAAGAGGCCAAAGAGAAGGGTTTTAAGTCGATCGCAGGCATTGATGAAGCCGGCCGGGGCCCATTGGCCGGCCCGGTTGTGTCGGCGGCGGTGATTTTACCCGATGGCTTTGCGGTTCCGGGCATAACCGATTCAAAGAAATTATCCCACAAAAAGCGCCGGCAGCTGTATGTTGAAATATATGCGCATGCGGTCGCCGTCGGCATCGGTATTGTTGATCCGCCCGAGATCGATCGGATCAACATCCTCCAGGCCGCCCTGCTGTCCATGTCCGTGTCTGTTAAAAGCCTGGTTCCCCAACCGGATTTTCTGCTGATAGACGGCACCTTTCGGATTCCTTCCCCCCTGCCCCAAGGCCCGATTGTGCGCGGCGATAGTCGCAGCATTTCCATTGCGGCGGCATCCATTGTGGCCAAGGTAACCCGGGATAACCTGATGGATGTTTACCATCAGGAATACCCGCAGTTCGGATTCGGCAAACACAAGGGCTATCCCACCCGCGCCCACCGGGCAGCCATCAGGGAATTCGGCTGCTGTCCCATTCACAGAAAAAGTTTCAGGGGTGTAAAAGAATATTTTACATAA
- a CDS encoding response regulator codes for MKKILIVDDRQDTVELLEMTLKRSHFEVLRAASGESALEIARTQKPDLIIMDVMMPGEIDGLEATRIIKGSPETRHCKVVMISGKGLEADREAGLQAGAQDYFMKPFSPLELIKRVDELLRD; via the coding sequence ATGAAAAAAATACTGATAGTTGATGACAGACAAGACACCGTCGAGCTTCTTGAAATGACCCTTAAAAGGAGCCATTTTGAGGTCCTGAGGGCCGCCAGCGGGGAAAGCGCTCTTGAAATTGCGCGGACGCAAAAGCCGGATCTGATTATTATGGACGTCATGATGCCCGGGGAAATCGACGGTCTGGAAGCGACCCGCATCATCAAAGGCAGTCCGGAAACACGACACTGTAAGGTTGTCATGATCAGCGGCAAAGGTCTGGAGGCCGACCGGGAAGCGGGCCTGCAGGCCGGTGCTCAGGATTACTTCATGAAGCCGTTCAGCCCTCTTGAATTGATCAAACGGGTGGATGAGCTGCTGCGGGATTAG
- a CDS encoding PilZ domain-containing protein, whose product MAEKSERREDSRFQIDLITQVSGKSADGKMFREKTMLRNMSGGGANFITRQADWYFQGQQLNIKIDLPGTIDLKASLQGTATVSRIEPLPDSDKRPAERRYAVAVVIAVPLQFVRKDAGLSEEKPAGDLK is encoded by the coding sequence ATGGCCGAAAAATCTGAACGAAGAGAAGACAGCCGTTTCCAGATAGATCTCATAACGCAAGTGTCCGGCAAAAGCGCCGACGGTAAAATGTTTAGAGAAAAAACGATGCTGCGCAACATGTCCGGCGGCGGGGCCAACTTTATTACCCGCCAGGCCGATTGGTATTTTCAGGGGCAGCAGCTGAATATTAAAATTGATCTGCCCGGCACCATTGATCTGAAGGCCTCTTTGCAGGGGACGGCAACTGTTTCCCGGATCGAACCGCTGCCGGATTCAGATAAACGGCCGGCCGAACGGCGATATGCGGTGGCTGTGGTCATTGCCGTGCCGCTGCAGTTTGTCAGAAAAGATGCGGGGTTGAGCGAAGAAAAACCCGCCGGCGATTTAAAATGA
- a CDS encoding adenylate/guanylate cyclase domain-containing protein — protein MKPSEYRSVKSFVGKTRIVLVLLGIIPFLLVVYLFADQRIELSDVIVLFAALALFSILAGFYMMRSSADQLVRLARETSKLDDADDDALLRIKSDQELQDISAHFNTVVKRLKDANKNVKDQSMQLLVYARDLALSYEKIKKEEELRSRLSRYIEKSLVEKLINSESNVLITNERRDVTILFADIRLFTTLAEKLPAEDVVAMLNEFFEIMVDIVFRNNGVLDKFVGDQLMAVFGLIAEGSKAPADAVAAAIEMQDALTELMQQRARQGQAVFKIGIGINSGSAIVGNVGSRNRMDYTVIGDCVNVAARLEEMAKGGEIITGEETYRSVTDQFRFEREGQVRLKNKSEPVAFYQVTGRHQA, from the coding sequence ATGAAACCATCGGAATATCGCAGCGTTAAAAGTTTTGTGGGAAAAACCCGGATTGTTCTGGTCCTGCTGGGAATCATTCCCTTTTTGCTGGTTGTGTATTTGTTTGCGGATCAAAGGATAGAACTGTCGGATGTGATCGTTCTGTTTGCAGCACTGGCGCTTTTTTCAATCCTGGCCGGTTTTTATATGATGAGAAGCTCTGCCGATCAGCTGGTTCGACTGGCCAGGGAAACCAGCAAGCTTGACGATGCTGACGATGATGCGCTGCTGCGGATAAAGTCCGACCAGGAACTGCAGGACATTTCCGCGCACTTTAATACGGTCGTCAAAAGGCTCAAGGATGCCAATAAAAACGTAAAAGACCAGTCCATGCAGCTGCTGGTTTATGCCAGGGATCTTGCGCTCTCCTATGAGAAGATCAAGAAGGAAGAAGAGTTAAGATCCCGCCTGAGCCGATATATCGAAAAGAGCCTGGTGGAAAAACTGATTAATTCGGAAAGCAACGTTCTCATTACCAACGAACGCAGGGATGTGACGATTCTTTTTGCGGATATTCGATTATTCACAACCCTTGCCGAAAAGCTGCCGGCAGAAGACGTGGTCGCCATGCTCAACGAGTTTTTTGAAATCATGGTGGATATTGTTTTTCGAAACAACGGCGTCTTGGACAAATTTGTCGGGGATCAGTTGATGGCCGTGTTCGGACTGATCGCTGAGGGGAGCAAGGCGCCCGCGGATGCAGTGGCAGCGGCCATCGAGATGCAGGACGCGCTGACGGAGCTGATGCAGCAGCGTGCCCGACAGGGCCAGGCGGTTTTTAAGATCGGCATCGGCATCAACTCCGGCAGTGCAATCGTCGGAAACGTGGGCTCCCGAAACCGGATGGACTATACCGTTATCGGCGACTGTGTCAATGTTGCCGCCCGCCTGGAAGAGATGGCAAAGGGCGGTGAAATCATTACGGGAGAAGAAACCTACCGGAGTGTCACGGATCAATTCCGGTTTGAGCGAGAGGGGCAGGTGCGTCTCAAGAACAAGTCGGAGCCGGTGGCCTTTTATCAGGTAACCGGCCGGCATCAGGCCTGA
- a CDS encoding YraN family protein, translating into MLNKQQLFGRTGETAAARFLKKQRYKILETNYRTRQGEIDIIARDGDTIVFVEVKARTSDHFGNPKGAVTLQKQRKISMTALQYLKATKQSDARARFDVVSISSRTEPPAIEIIKNAFELAYK; encoded by the coding sequence GTGCTGAACAAACAGCAGTTATTCGGCCGGACGGGCGAGACGGCGGCGGCCCGGTTTTTAAAAAAGCAGCGTTATAAAATACTGGAAACCAATTACCGCACCCGTCAGGGAGAAATCGATATTATTGCCAGAGATGGCGATACCATTGTTTTTGTCGAGGTTAAAGCCAGAACTTCCGATCATTTCGGAAATCCCAAAGGGGCGGTGACCCTCCAGAAACAGCGTAAAATATCGATGACGGCGCTTCAGTATCTGAAGGCAACCAAACAAAGCGATGCCAGGGCAAGGTTTGATGTGGTCAGCATCAGCTCCCGGACAGAGCCGCCGGCAATAGAAATTATTAAAAATGCCTTTGAACTTGCCTATAAATAA